The following are encoded together in the Streptomyces sp. NBC_01465 genome:
- a CDS encoding FKBP-type peptidyl-prolyl cis-trans isomerase produces MRRLAGLLVVPLLLLSAACGSDDKGSDSTSSSAASGDLPAITAGAKFGEKPTLAKGKGNPPKDLKVDVISKGNGAEVKKGDAVSVNYLGQTWVSTTPFDNSYDRKAPFSLTVGAGDVIKGWDQGLEGQKVGSRVEMVIPPSLGYGSTAQGTIPANSTLVFVVDIVKSTQIPASAKGKEVPQTDAALPKVGTNTDGKAPTVTVPKTDAPTKLVSNYVLESDGAKVTDKDNVVLNYVGLLWKDGKKFDSTYDLGKTQTFAMQQLTVKGLKNGLVGKKVGSRVLLVIPPDQAFGNKATQGIPAKSTLVFAIDILAVM; encoded by the coding sequence GTGCGCCGACTTGCCGGCCTTCTGGTCGTCCCCCTGCTGCTGCTGTCGGCAGCCTGCGGTAGCGACGACAAGGGCTCCGACTCCACCTCCTCCTCCGCTGCGTCGGGCGATCTGCCCGCGATCACGGCGGGCGCCAAGTTCGGTGAGAAGCCGACTCTCGCCAAGGGGAAGGGCAATCCGCCGAAGGACCTCAAGGTCGATGTCATCAGCAAGGGCAACGGCGCGGAGGTCAAGAAGGGCGACGCGGTCTCGGTCAACTACCTCGGCCAGACCTGGGTTTCCACCACGCCCTTCGACAACAGCTACGACCGCAAGGCGCCGTTCTCGCTGACGGTCGGCGCGGGCGATGTCATCAAGGGCTGGGACCAGGGTCTCGAGGGCCAGAAGGTCGGCAGCCGCGTCGAGATGGTGATCCCGCCGAGCCTGGGTTACGGCTCGACGGCGCAGGGCACCATCCCGGCCAACTCGACGCTGGTGTTCGTCGTGGACATCGTGAAGAGCACGCAGATCCCGGCCTCGGCCAAGGGCAAGGAAGTCCCGCAGACGGACGCCGCGCTGCCCAAGGTCGGCACGAACACCGACGGCAAGGCCCCGACGGTGACGGTCCCCAAGACCGACGCCCCGACGAAGCTCGTCTCCAACTACGTCCTGGAGAGCGACGGCGCCAAGGTCACGGACAAGGACAACGTCGTACTGAACTACGTCGGCCTGCTCTGGAAGGACGGCAAGAAGTTCGACTCGACGTACGACCTGGGCAAGACGCAGACCTTCGCCATGCAGCAGCTCACGGTCAAGGGGCTGAAGAACGGCCTGGTCGGCAAGAAGGTCGGCAGCCGCGTCCTTCTGGTGATCCCGCCGGACCAGGCGTTCGGGAACAAGGCCACGCAGGGCATTCCCGCCAAGTCCACTCTGGTCTTCGCGATCGACATCCTGGCAGTGATGTAA
- the pafA gene encoding Pup--protein ligase, producing MDRRIFGLENEYGVTCTFRGQRRLSPDEVARYLFRRVVSWGRSSNVFLRNGARLYLDVGSHPEYATPECDNVTELVTHDKAGERILEGLLVDAERRLHEEGIAGDVYLFKNNTDSAGNSYGCHENYLVARHGEFSRLADILIPFLVTRQLLCGAGKVLQTPRGAVFCVSQRAEHIWEGVSSATTRSRPIINTRDEPHADAERYRRLHVIVGDSNMSETTMMLKVGATDLVLRMIEAGTVMRDLTLENPIRAIREVSHDITGARKVRLASGREASALEVQREYYEKAVDFVERRGIRTGQVEQVLELWGRTLDAIEAEDLDRIGTEIDWVMKYKLIERYRAKHNMTMSNPRVAQIDLAYHDIHRRRGLYYLLEKRGQAARICNDLKIFEGKSVPPQTTRARLRGDFIRRAQEQRRDFTVDWVHLKLNDQAQRTVLCKDPFRSVDDRVEKLIAGM from the coding sequence ATGGACCGCCGCATTTTCGGGCTGGAGAACGAGTACGGCGTCACGTGCACATTCAGGGGACAGCGCCGACTGTCTCCTGATGAAGTGGCGCGCTACCTCTTCCGCCGTGTTGTGTCATGGGGCCGCAGCAGCAACGTCTTCCTGCGGAACGGCGCCCGCCTCTACCTCGACGTGGGTTCGCATCCGGAATACGCAACTCCCGAATGCGACAACGTGACCGAGCTGGTCACGCACGACAAGGCCGGCGAGCGCATTCTCGAAGGCCTGCTCGTCGACGCCGAACGCCGCCTGCACGAGGAGGGAATCGCGGGCGACGTCTATCTCTTCAAGAACAACACCGACTCGGCAGGAAACTCCTACGGCTGCCACGAGAACTATCTCGTCGCACGCCACGGAGAGTTCTCCCGGCTCGCGGACATCCTCATTCCGTTCCTCGTCACCCGCCAACTCCTGTGCGGAGCGGGCAAGGTGCTGCAGACGCCGCGCGGTGCGGTGTTCTGCGTCAGCCAGCGAGCCGAGCACATCTGGGAGGGCGTCAGCTCTGCCACCACCCGTTCCCGGCCGATCATCAACACCCGCGACGAGCCGCACGCGGACGCGGAGCGGTACCGCCGCCTCCATGTCATCGTCGGCGACTCGAACATGTCCGAGACGACCATGATGCTGAAGGTCGGTGCCACCGACCTCGTGCTGCGCATGATCGAGGCGGGCACGGTGATGCGCGATCTGACCCTGGAGAACCCGATCCGGGCCATCCGCGAGGTCAGCCACGACATCACGGGCGCGCGCAAGGTGCGTCTGGCGAGCGGGCGCGAGGCGTCCGCCCTGGAAGTCCAGCGCGAGTACTACGAGAAGGCCGTGGACTTCGTCGAGCGGCGGGGCATCCGCACCGGTCAGGTCGAGCAGGTCCTGGAGCTGTGGGGCCGGACGCTGGACGCGATCGAGGCGGAGGATCTCGACCGGATCGGCACCGAGATCGACTGGGTCATGAAGTACAAGCTCATCGAGCGGTACCGGGCCAAGCACAACATGACCATGTCGAATCCGCGGGTCGCCCAGATCGACCTGGCGTACCACGACATCCACCGTCGTCGCGGGCTGTACTACCTCCTCGAGAAGAGGGGGCAGGCCGCCCGGATCTGCAACGACCTGAAGATCTTCGAGGGCAAGTCGGTGCCCCCGCAGACCACCAGGGCGCGGCTGCGCGGCGACTTCATCCGCCGGGCGCAGGAGCAGCGGCGGGACTTCACCGTCGACTGGGTGCATCTGAAGCTGAACGACCAGGCGCAGCGCACCGTGCTCTGCAAGGACCCCTTCCGGTCCGTCGACGACCGGGTGGAGAAGCTGATCGCAGGGATGTGA
- a CDS encoding MFS transporter — MAAGYAELLGTRHVARLLTGTLVGRLPNATAAIAVVLYVRAEGGSYSLAGALSAVYGIATAVGQPLLGRAVDLYGQPRVMLPSAVVSALGMVLFAAVGIDPVALAYVAMLIAGLFTPPLEGGLRALWPGVLKREDRVHAAYAMDAVAQEVMFTVGPLLVTLAVALWSEAAAVVAINVIGVLGALSVVLSEPSRTWRSAPREAHWLGALRSRGLLALLGAFFFVGLALGSITVASVAYADDHGGDVVYGTLMAAIGLGALLGGLVYGARQWAGAAEKRLRVLVGFLAVGYLPLMLVPGVVAMTVLTTVAGIFLAPAIACAFIVVDRHAPRGTVTEAFSWLVTTFGVGAALGTAAAGPAVEYGGVAAGFAAAGGGGVAALLVLLATQRVLAAPERVGHVVSASENDRNGAVEPGFRTGHQA; from the coding sequence ATGGCCGCGGGATACGCGGAACTCCTCGGGACCAGGCATGTGGCGCGGCTGCTGACCGGCACGCTGGTCGGCCGGCTCCCCAATGCGACCGCCGCCATCGCCGTGGTGCTCTACGTCCGTGCCGAGGGCGGGAGTTACTCCCTCGCCGGCGCACTGTCAGCCGTGTACGGCATCGCCACGGCCGTCGGCCAGCCGCTGCTCGGGCGCGCCGTGGACCTGTACGGACAGCCGCGCGTGATGCTGCCCTCCGCGGTGGTCTCGGCGCTCGGCATGGTGCTCTTCGCCGCCGTCGGGATCGACCCGGTGGCCCTCGCCTACGTCGCGATGCTGATCGCCGGTCTCTTCACGCCACCGCTCGAGGGCGGGCTGCGGGCGCTGTGGCCCGGAGTGCTCAAGCGCGAGGACCGGGTGCACGCCGCCTATGCGATGGACGCGGTGGCGCAGGAAGTGATGTTCACCGTCGGCCCGTTGCTCGTCACGCTCGCCGTCGCGCTCTGGTCGGAGGCGGCGGCGGTGGTCGCCATCAACGTGATCGGGGTCCTGGGGGCGCTTTCCGTGGTCCTCTCCGAGCCGTCCAGGACCTGGCGTTCGGCGCCCCGCGAGGCTCACTGGCTGGGCGCGCTGCGCTCACGCGGGCTGCTCGCCCTGCTCGGCGCGTTCTTCTTCGTGGGGCTGGCGCTGGGGTCGATCACGGTGGCCTCGGTCGCGTACGCGGACGACCACGGCGGGGACGTGGTCTACGGGACGCTGATGGCGGCGATCGGGCTCGGCGCGCTCCTCGGCGGTCTGGTGTACGGGGCGCGGCAGTGGGCGGGGGCGGCCGAAAAGCGACTGCGGGTCCTCGTCGGCTTCCTGGCGGTCGGCTATCTGCCGCTGATGCTGGTGCCCGGAGTGGTGGCGATGACCGTGCTGACGACCGTCGCCGGGATCTTCCTGGCGCCCGCCATCGCGTGTGCGTTCATCGTCGTCGACCGGCACGCGCCGCGCGGCACGGTGACCGAGGCTTTCTCCTGGCTGGTGACCACGTTCGGGGTCGGCGCGGCGCTGGGAACGGCCGCTGCGGGGCCCGCCGTCGAGTACGGGGGAGTGGCCGCCGGCTTCGCCGCGGCGGGCGGCGGCGGGGTCGCCGCACTGCTCGTACTGCTGGCCACTCAACGGGTCCTCGCAGCTCCGGAGCGCGTGGGTCATGTCGTATCCGCTTCCGAAAATGATCGAAACGGTGCCGTCGAACCCGGTTTCAGGACAGGCCATCAGGCGTAA
- a CDS encoding LacI family DNA-binding transcriptional regulator, producing MCADQESRRPEATVTRTEPGVPPRPTSRDVARAAGVSQATVSLVLGEKWAGRVSARTVGLVRDAAAELGYRPNLAARNLRLGSTRTALLVVPALTTEFFARVYTGAAETAGEHGFGVVLYPSPDGMGPARDPFASARSSLDGVIASSIAVDSLASLRSSDLPLVMLDSDPAETTAAAHVNLDIADGMRQVTDHLLALGHRDFLHLASSVDSWTFDVRAEALHEALRGSRVRTVKAPLNVDAARAAAESALSGPGPHPTAVICDDDIMAAGACKAARRLGLRVPEDLSVTGFDDLALATAIEPELTTVALPAEEIGRRGMAALLAVLDGTQPSPDTLPVQLLVRGSTAPPRA from the coding sequence ATGTGCGCAGACCAGGAGTCCAGACGCCCGGAGGCCACAGTGACCCGCACCGAACCCGGTGTCCCACCGCGCCCCACCAGCCGCGACGTCGCCCGCGCCGCCGGGGTCTCCCAGGCCACGGTCTCCCTCGTACTCGGCGAGAAATGGGCCGGCAGGGTCTCGGCACGCACCGTGGGACTCGTCCGCGACGCCGCCGCCGAACTCGGCTACCGCCCCAATCTGGCGGCCCGCAACCTCCGCCTCGGCTCCACCAGGACAGCCCTGCTCGTCGTCCCCGCGCTCACCACCGAGTTCTTCGCCCGCGTCTACACCGGAGCGGCCGAGACCGCCGGGGAGCACGGCTTCGGGGTCGTCCTGTACCCCTCCCCCGACGGCATGGGGCCTGCGCGCGACCCCTTCGCCTCGGCCCGATCCTCCCTCGACGGAGTCATCGCCTCCTCCATCGCCGTCGACTCCCTCGCCTCCCTCCGCAGCTCGGACCTGCCCCTGGTGATGCTCGACAGCGACCCCGCCGAGACGACCGCGGCCGCCCACGTCAACCTCGACATCGCCGACGGCATGCGCCAGGTGACGGACCATCTCCTGGCCCTGGGCCACCGCGACTTCCTCCACCTGGCGTCGTCCGTCGACTCCTGGACCTTCGACGTACGCGCCGAGGCGCTGCACGAGGCCCTGCGCGGATCCCGGGTCCGCACCGTCAAGGCACCCTTGAACGTGGACGCGGCGCGAGCGGCGGCGGAATCAGCCCTCTCCGGACCCGGACCGCACCCGACCGCCGTCATCTGCGACGACGACATCATGGCCGCCGGCGCCTGCAAGGCCGCCCGCCGTCTGGGCCTGCGCGTCCCCGAGGACCTCTCCGTCACGGGCTTCGACGACCTCGCCCTGGCCACCGCCATCGAACCCGAACTCACCACCGTGGCGCTGCCCGCCGAGGAGATCGGCCGCCGCGGCATGGCAGCCCTCCTGGCCGTCCTGGACGGCACCCAGCCCTCCCCGGACACCCTCCCCGTCCAGCTCCTCGTACGGGGCTCCACGGCGCCACCACGCGCCTGA
- the prcA gene encoding proteasome subunit alpha: MSTPFYVSPQQAMADRAEYARKGIARGRSLVVLQYADGIVFVGENPSRALHKFSEIYDRIGFAAAGKYNEYENLRIGGVRYADLRGYTYDRDDVTARGLANVYAQTLGTIFSSAAEKPYEVELVVAEVGSEAEGDQIYRLPHDGSIVDEHGSVAVGGNAEQISTFLDQQHRDGMTLAEALKLAVQALSRDTNGSEREIPAERLEVAVLDRTRPQQRKFKRIVGRQLSRLLAADDAASAKTDVPSDEEEDE; this comes from the coding sequence GTGTCGACGCCGTTTTATGTCTCACCCCAGCAGGCCATGGCCGACCGGGCGGAATACGCCCGGAAGGGCATCGCCCGCGGTCGCAGCCTGGTTGTGCTGCAGTACGCCGACGGCATTGTCTTCGTCGGCGAGAACCCGTCCCGTGCGCTGCACAAGTTCAGCGAGATCTACGACCGGATCGGCTTCGCGGCCGCCGGCAAGTACAACGAGTACGAGAACCTGCGGATCGGCGGTGTGCGCTACGCGGATCTGCGCGGATACACCTACGACCGCGACGATGTGACGGCCCGTGGGCTGGCGAATGTCTACGCCCAGACGCTGGGCACGATCTTCTCCAGTGCGGCCGAGAAGCCGTACGAGGTGGAGCTGGTCGTCGCCGAGGTCGGCAGCGAGGCCGAGGGCGATCAGATCTACCGGCTGCCGCACGACGGATCGATCGTGGACGAACACGGTTCGGTCGCGGTCGGTGGCAATGCCGAGCAGATCAGCACGTTCCTCGACCAGCAGCACCGGGACGGGATGACACTGGCGGAGGCGCTGAAGCTGGCCGTCCAGGCGCTGTCGCGGGACACCAACGGCAGCGAGCGGGAGATCCCCGCGGAGCGGCTCGAGGTGGCGGTCCTGGACCGTACGAGGCCGCAGCAGCGGAAGTTCAAGCGGATCGTCGGGCGTCAGCTCTCCAGGCTGCTCGCCGCGGACGATGCGGCGAGTGCGAAGACGGACGTTCCTTCCGACGAGGAAGAGGACGAGTAG
- the prcB gene encoding proteasome subunit beta: protein MEANTRSTGRLPAAFLTPGSSSFMDFLTDHQPEMLPGNRPLPVVQGAIQAPHGTTIVAASFPGGVVLAGDRRATMGNMIAQRDIEKVFPADEYSAVGIAGTAGLAVEMVKLFQLELEHFEKVEGTTLSLEGKANRLSTMIRGNLGMAMQGLAVVPLFAGYDVDRGKGRIFSYDVTGGRSEEVGYAATGSGSIFAKGSMKKLYRGDLTEAETTTLVIQALYDAADDDSATGGPDVARRIYPIVTVITDEGFRRLSDAESSELARSIIERRLEQPDGPRAALL, encoded by the coding sequence GTGGAAGCCAACACTCGTAGCACCGGGCGTCTACCAGCTGCCTTCCTGACGCCCGGGTCGTCCTCGTTCATGGACTTCCTGACCGACCATCAGCCCGAGATGCTCCCGGGCAACCGTCCCCTGCCGGTGGTGCAGGGTGCGATCCAGGCGCCGCACGGCACCACCATCGTGGCCGCGTCCTTCCCCGGCGGGGTCGTCCTCGCCGGTGACCGGCGGGCGACCATGGGCAACATGATCGCCCAGCGCGACATCGAGAAGGTCTTCCCGGCCGACGAGTACTCGGCCGTCGGGATCGCGGGCACGGCCGGCCTCGCCGTCGAGATGGTCAAGCTCTTCCAGCTGGAGCTCGAGCACTTCGAGAAGGTCGAGGGGACCACGCTCTCCCTGGAGGGCAAGGCCAACCGGCTCTCCACCATGATTCGCGGGAATCTTGGAATGGCCATGCAGGGGCTGGCAGTTGTGCCTCTCTTCGCCGGGTACGACGTCGACCGCGGGAAGGGGCGCATCTTCTCGTACGACGTCACGGGCGGACGCTCCGAAGAGGTCGGGTACGCGGCCACCGGCTCCGGTTCGATCTTCGCCAAGGGCTCCATGAAGAAGCTCTACCGCGGCGATCTGACCGAGGCGGAGACCACCACGCTGGTCATCCAGGCGCTGTACGACGCCGCCGACGACGACTCGGCGACCGGCGGCCCCGACGTGGCCCGCCGGATCTATCCGATCGTCACCGTCATCACTGATGAGGGCTTCCGCAGACTGAGCGACGCGGAGAGCTCCGAGCTGGCCCGCTCGATCATCGAGCGGCGCCTCGAACAGCCCGACGGGCCGCGCGCCGCGCTGCTCTGA
- a CDS encoding ubiquitin-like protein Pup — MATKDTGGGQQKATRSTEETEEVAQDAQGSEDLKERQEKLSDDVDSVLDEIDDVLEENAEDFVRSFVQKGGQ, encoded by the coding sequence ATGGCGACCAAGGACACCGGCGGCGGACAGCAGAAGGCCACGCGTTCCACCGAGGAGACCGAAGAGGTTGCGCAGGACGCGCAGGGCTCCGAGGACCTCAAGGAACGGCAGGAGAAGCTGTCCGACGATGTGGACTCCGTCCTGGACGAGATCGATGACGTCCTCGAGGAGAACGCGGAAGACTTCGTGCGTTCCTTCGTTCAAAAGGGTGGACAGTAG
- the dop gene encoding depupylase/deamidase Dop produces the protein MTVRRVMGIETEYGISVPGHPNANAMLTSSQIVNAYAAAMHRARRARWDFEEENPLRDARGFDLAREAADNSQLTDEDIGLANVILTNGARLYVDHAHPEYSSPEVTNPRDAVLWDKAGERIMAEAAERAAQLPGAQPIHLYKNNTDNKGASYGTHENYLMKRETPFSDIVRHLTPFFVSRQVVTGAGRVGIGQDGHEHGFQISQRADYFEVEVGLETTLKRPIINTRDEPHSDAEKYRRLHVIIGDANLSEISTYLKLGTTSLVLSMIEDGFINVDLAVDQPVRTLHQVSHDPTLQRLITLRSGRTLTAVQLQMEYFELAHKYVEERYGADADEQTKDVLGRWEDTLNRLENDPMSLSGELDWITKREILEGYRRRDGVDWDAARLHLVDLQYADVRPEKGLYNRLAARGKMKRILDEPEVVRAETKPPEDTRAYFRGRCLEQYADDVAAASWDSVIFDLPGRDSLQRVPTLEPLRGTRNHVKELLDRCRTAEDLVRVLSGG, from the coding sequence ATGACCGTACGGCGAGTAATGGGCATCGAGACGGAGTACGGCATCTCCGTCCCTGGCCACCCCAACGCCAATGCCATGCTCACCTCGTCCCAGATCGTCAACGCCTACGCGGCGGCGATGCACCGGGCGCGCCGCGCCCGCTGGGACTTCGAGGAGGAGAACCCGCTGCGGGACGCACGAGGCTTCGACCTCGCCCGCGAAGCCGCCGACAACAGCCAGCTCACCGACGAGGACATCGGCCTCGCCAACGTCATCCTCACCAACGGGGCCCGGCTCTACGTCGACCACGCGCACCCCGAGTACAGCTCGCCCGAAGTCACCAACCCGCGCGACGCCGTCCTCTGGGACAAGGCCGGCGAGCGCATCATGGCCGAAGCCGCCGAACGCGCCGCGCAGCTCCCCGGCGCCCAGCCCATCCACCTCTACAAGAACAACACCGACAACAAGGGCGCCTCGTACGGCACGCACGAGAACTACCTGATGAAGCGGGAGACCCCCTTCTCGGACATCGTGCGCCACCTCACCCCGTTCTTCGTCTCGCGTCAGGTCGTGACCGGAGCGGGCCGGGTGGGCATCGGCCAGGACGGCCACGAGCACGGTTTCCAGATCAGCCAGCGAGCGGACTACTTCGAGGTCGAGGTCGGCCTGGAGACCACGCTCAAGCGCCCCATCATCAACACGCGCGACGAACCGCACTCCGACGCGGAGAAGTACCGCCGGCTGCACGTCATCATCGGCGACGCGAACCTCTCGGAGATCTCGACCTATCTCAAGCTCGGCACCACGTCGCTCGTCCTCTCGATGATCGAGGACGGCTTCATCAACGTGGACCTCGCCGTCGACCAGCCGGTGCGCACCCTGCACCAGGTCTCCCACGACCCGACGCTCCAGCGCCTGATCACCCTGCGCAGCGGCCGCACGCTGACCGCGGTGCAGCTCCAGATGGAGTACTTCGAGCTGGCGCACAAGTACGTCGAGGAGCGGTACGGCGCGGACGCGGACGAGCAGACGAAGGACGTCCTGGGCCGCTGGGAGGACACGCTCAACCGGCTCGAGAACGACCCGATGAGCCTGTCGGGCGAGCTCGACTGGATCACCAAGCGCGAAATCCTGGAGGGCTACCGGCGCCGTGACGGCGTCGACTGGGACGCGGCGCGGCTGCACCTGGTGGACCTCCAGTACGCGGACGTACGGCCCGAGAAGGGGCTGTACAACCGTCTGGCGGCCCGCGGCAAGATGAAGCGGATCCTGGACGAGCCCGAGGTCGTACGGGCCGAGACGAAGCCCCCCGAGGACACCAGGGCGTACTTCCGCGGCCGCTGCCTCGAGCAGTACGCGGACGACGTCGCGGCGGCCTCCTGGGATTCGGTGATCTTCGACCTGCCGGGCCGCGACTCGCTGCAGCGGGTGCCCACGCTGGAGCCGCTGCGGGGGACCCGCAACCACGTCAAGGAGCTCCTCGACCGGTGCCGGACCGCGGAAGACCTGGTCCGGGTGCTGTCCGGGGGCTGA
- the arc gene encoding proteasome ATPase: MAAHDDDINRGIRPARGSEDPAGQVAYLEQEIAVLRRKLADSPRHTRILEERIVELQTNLAGVSAQNERLANTLREARDQIVALKEEVDRLAQPPAGFGVFLQANEDGTCDIFTGGRKLRVNVSPSVELEELRRGQEVMLNEALNVVEAMEFERAGDIVTLKEILEDGERALVVGHTDEERVVRLAEPLLDITIRPGDALLLDSRSGYVYEVVPKSEVEELVLEEVPDIDYDKIGGLGDQIELIRDAVELPYLHPDLFKEHELRPPKGILLYGPPGCGKTLIAKAVANSLAKKVAEVTGQPAGKSYFLNIKGPELLNKYVGETERHIRLVFQRAREKASEGTPVIVFFDEMESLFRTRGSGVSSDVENTIVPQLLAEIDGVEGLENVIVIGASNREDMIDPAILRPGRLDVKIKIERPDAEAAKDIFAKYLRSSLPFHADDLSEHHGSHDAAVQGMIQSVVERMYTESEENRFLEVTYANGDKEVLYFKDFNSGAMIQNIVDRAKKMAIKAFLEQGQKGIRVSHLLQACVDEFKENEDLPNTTNPDDWARISGKKGERIVFIRTLVTGKQGADTGRSIDTVANTGQYL, translated from the coding sequence GTGGCAGCCCACGACGACGACATCAACCGCGGCATCCGGCCCGCGCGAGGGTCCGAGGACCCCGCCGGTCAGGTTGCCTATCTCGAGCAGGAAATCGCCGTCCTGCGCCGCAAGCTCGCCGACTCTCCGCGCCATACGAGGATTCTCGAAGAGCGGATCGTCGAGCTGCAGACCAACTTGGCAGGCGTGTCCGCACAGAACGAGCGGCTCGCCAACACCCTTCGCGAGGCCCGCGACCAGATCGTGGCCCTCAAGGAGGAAGTCGACCGGCTCGCACAGCCGCCGGCCGGCTTCGGAGTCTTCCTGCAGGCCAACGAGGACGGCACATGCGACATCTTCACCGGGGGCCGCAAGCTCCGGGTGAACGTCAGTCCCAGCGTCGAGCTCGAAGAGCTCAGGCGCGGCCAGGAAGTCATGCTCAACGAAGCGCTCAACGTGGTCGAGGCCATGGAATTCGAGCGCGCCGGGGACATCGTCACTCTCAAGGAGATCCTCGAGGACGGCGAACGCGCCCTGGTGGTCGGGCACACCGACGAGGAGCGGGTGGTGCGGCTCGCCGAGCCACTCCTGGACATCACCATCCGCCCCGGCGACGCCCTGCTGCTCGACTCCCGATCCGGTTACGTCTACGAAGTAGTGCCCAAGAGCGAGGTCGAGGAACTTGTCCTCGAAGAGGTCCCGGACATCGACTACGACAAGATCGGCGGCCTGGGCGACCAGATCGAACTGATCCGCGACGCGGTCGAGCTCCCCTACCTCCACCCCGACCTCTTCAAGGAACACGAGCTGCGCCCGCCCAAGGGCATCCTGCTCTACGGTCCGCCCGGCTGCGGCAAGACACTCATCGCCAAGGCCGTGGCCAACTCACTGGCCAAGAAGGTCGCCGAGGTGACCGGCCAGCCCGCGGGGAAGAGCTACTTCCTCAACATCAAGGGACCCGAGCTCCTCAACAAGTACGTCGGCGAGACCGAGCGGCACATCCGCCTCGTCTTCCAGCGTGCGAGGGAGAAGGCGAGCGAGGGCACCCCCGTCATCGTCTTCTTCGACGAAATGGAATCCCTCTTCCGCACCCGCGGATCCGGGGTCAGCTCGGACGTGGAGAACACCATCGTCCCCCAGCTGCTCGCCGAGATCGACGGTGTGGAAGGCCTGGAGAACGTCATCGTCATCGGCGCCTCCAACCGCGAGGACATGATCGACCCCGCGATCCTGCGCCCGGGCCGCCTCGATGTGAAGATCAAGATCGAGCGTCCCGACGCAGAGGCTGCGAAGGACATCTTCGCCAAGTACCTCCGCTCCTCCCTGCCCTTCCACGCGGACGACCTGTCCGAGCACCACGGCAGCCACGACGCCGCGGTGCAGGGCATGATCCAGTCCGTCGTCGAGCGCATGTACACCGAGTCCGAGGAGAACCGCTTCCTCGAGGTGACGTACGCCAACGGCGACAAGGAAGTCCTGTACTTCAAGGACTTCAACTCCGGCGCGATGATCCAGAACATCGTCGACCGGGCCAAGAAGATGGCCATCAAGGCCTTCCTCGAGCAGGGCCAGAAGGGCATCCGCGTCTCCCACCTCCTCCAGGCTTGCGTGGACGAGTTCAAGGAGAACGAGGACCTGCCCAACACCACCAACCCCGACGACTGGGCCCGTATCTCCGGCAAGAAGGGCGAGCGGATCGTCTTCATCCGCACGCTCGTCACCGGAAAGCAGGGCGCGGACACCGGACGCTCCATCGACACGGTGGCGAACACCGGTCAGTACCTGTAA
- a CDS encoding ferredoxin has translation MTVQHEAVTDDSAQSLEVWIDQDLCTGDGICVQYAPEVFELDIDGLAYVKSADDELLQTAGATTPVPLTLLTDVVDSAKECPGDCIHVRRVSDRVEVYGPDAE, from the coding sequence ATGACCGTGCAGCACGAGGCTGTGACCGACGACAGCGCCCAGTCCCTCGAGGTCTGGATCGACCAGGACCTCTGCACTGGTGACGGCATCTGTGTGCAGTACGCGCCGGAGGTCTTCGAGCTCGACATCGACGGTCTGGCGTACGTGAAGAGTGCCGACGACGAGCTGCTTCAGACGGCCGGAGCCACAACACCCGTGCCGCTGACGCTTCTGACGGATGTCGTGGACTCCGCGAAGGAGTGCCCGGGCGACTGCATTCATGTACGTCGCGTTTCGGACAGGGTCGAGGTCTACGGTCCCGACGCGGAGTGA